A part of Phaenicophaeus curvirostris isolate KB17595 chromosome 29, BPBGC_Pcur_1.0, whole genome shotgun sequence genomic DNA contains:
- the LOC138732025 gene encoding octapeptide-repeat protein T2-like, with the protein MWRRGGGEGEAAKGSVAKGRRRGRARKEQYGDGEAARKSTRRAVRRRAVRQRGAGEEERAKRSRQGRVREDQYSEGQHGEGEQVRKSARRREGKEECAKSSTAKGTAAKGSRRGRAREEQYGEGERGEGEAVRKSVRRAVRRRGGSEGEHGEGEPVRKSTVKGSRRGRARKGEQARKSARRAVRQRGGGEGQRSESEVVKGSTVKGSAAKGRRRSRAR; encoded by the coding sequence ATgtggcgaaggggaggcggcgaaggggaggcggcgaaggggagcgtggcaaaggggaggcggcgaggaagagcacgCAAAGAGCAGTACGGCGATGGGGAggcggcgaggaagagcacgcgaagagcagtacggcgaaGGGCAGtgcggcaaaggggagcaggcgaggaagagcgcgcgaagaggagcaggcaaggaagagtgCGCGAAGACCAGTACAGCGAAGGGCagcacggcgaaggggagcaggtgaggaagagcgcacgaagaagagaaggcaaggaagagtgcgcgaagagcagtacggcgaaGGGCACcgcggcaaaggggagcaggcgaggaagagcgcgcgaagagcagtacggtgaaggggagcgcggcgaaggggaggcggtgAGGAAGAGCGTgcgaagagcagtacggcgaaGAGGAGGCAGCGAAGGGGAGCACGGTGAAGGGGAGCCGGTGAGGAAGAGCACAGTGAAGGGGAgtaggcgaggaagagcgcgcaaaggggagcaggcgagaaagagtgcgcgaagagcagtacggcaaaggggaggcggcgaagggcagcgcagCGAAAGTGAGGTGGTGAAGGGGAGCACGGTGAAAGGGAGcgcagcgaaggggaggcggcgaagtAGAGCGCGGTGA
- the LOC138732026 gene encoding octapeptide-repeat protein T2-like — MKGWRRRGVWRRGGGKEECTKRSAAKSSMRRGGSEGEARMGRRRGRACKEQYSEGEKPRNSARRALRQRGGGEGERSEGEVARKRAQRGERQRGACEEERGEGEVMKGSAAQGSAAKSSRRGAGKEEHNEVQRGEGQRGEGEQVRKSARRAVRR, encoded by the coding sequence ATGAAGGGGTGGCGGCGAAGGGGAGTATGGCGAAGGGGAGGTGGCAAGGAAGAGTGCACGAAGAGGAGCGCGGCAAAGAGCAGCATGCGAAGGGGAggcagcgaaggggaggcgCGGATGGGGAGGCGGCGAGGAAGAGCGTGCAAAGAGCAGTATAGCGAAGGGGAGAAGCCGAGGAATAGCGCACGAAGAGCACTACGgcaaaggggaggcggcgaaggggagcgcagcGAAGGGGAGGTGGCAAGGAAGAGAGCACAAAGAGGAGAGCGGCAAAGAGGAGCATGCGAagaagagcgcggcgaaggggaggtgATGAAGGGGAGCGCGGCGCAGGGGAGTGCGGCGAAGAGCtcgcgaagaggagcaggcaaggaagagcacAACGAAGTGcagcgcggcgaagggcagcgcggcgaaggggagcaagTGAGGAAGAGTgcgcgaagagcagtacggcgaTAG